From Halobacillus sp. Marseille-Q1614, the proteins below share one genomic window:
- a CDS encoding dienelactone hydrolase family protein yields MGNNTDDYLEGLYSEAVGQRKGSREDMKRSLASLLGKFEETSLQVRKAERETETYVDYKRERHYLNTTAGLEMPIYVFTPKEKTGGSVLAIHGHGYGSRELAGLSKEGKLCSLDNGLHKHFAVSLVRRGLTVYVPEMIGFGERRLQKDKEKENVNSCYRLAVHLLMNSKTLAGLRVFEMKGALDIIRQEERGKIGVMGFSGGGWIAALLAVLDSRIDAAVLSGFAGTFKGSILASDHCLDNYIPGLLQVGELPEILELIAPRPLFIETGREDTTFPSVEAEKAYHILKGIYGDAGASDCLAIDVFEGGHKVSGRKSLDWLKEMLK; encoded by the coding sequence ATGGGCAATAACACCGATGATTATCTTGAGGGATTATATAGTGAAGCTGTTGGACAGAGAAAAGGATCCAGGGAAGACATGAAAAGATCACTGGCTTCTTTACTGGGTAAATTTGAGGAAACGTCACTTCAAGTGAGGAAAGCGGAACGGGAGACTGAAACCTACGTAGATTACAAAAGAGAGAGGCACTATTTAAATACAACCGCCGGGCTTGAAATGCCTATCTATGTATTTACGCCAAAAGAAAAAACAGGCGGTAGTGTTCTTGCGATTCATGGTCATGGCTATGGAAGTAGGGAACTTGCAGGATTGTCTAAAGAAGGGAAGCTTTGCTCCTTAGATAACGGCCTGCATAAACACTTTGCAGTCTCGCTCGTCCGTAGGGGTCTTACGGTATATGTCCCGGAGATGATAGGATTTGGTGAACGAAGGCTTCAAAAGGATAAAGAAAAGGAGAACGTGAACTCCTGCTATCGTTTGGCCGTTCATCTCCTAATGAATAGCAAAACCTTGGCCGGACTGAGAGTTTTTGAAATGAAGGGAGCGCTGGACATAATCAGGCAAGAGGAGAGAGGAAAAATTGGAGTGATGGGTTTTTCTGGAGGAGGATGGATTGCTGCACTTTTAGCTGTTTTAGATTCACGTATTGATGCTGCGGTATTAAGCGGGTTTGCCGGAACCTTTAAAGGGAGTATCTTAGCTTCTGACCACTGTTTAGATAACTATATCCCCGGATTGCTTCAAGTGGGCGAGCTGCCGGAAATATTGGAGTTAATCGCCCCGCGTCCACTTTTTATCGAAACAGGAAGAGAAGACACGACTTTTCCATCCGTTGAAGCGGAGAAAGCCTATCATATTTTAAAAGGGATTTATGGTGACGCGGGTGCATCTGATTGTCTGGCTATTGATGTATTTGAAGGAGGTCATAAAGTAAGCGGCAGAAAATCACTGGACTGGCTGAAGGAAATGCTAAAATGA
- a CDS encoding Gfo/Idh/MocA family protein, with the protein MRKYAVCGVSKRANDMFIRPMIETFGGTSRLVALLDKDPKRFAVCKSTFPKVKEVPEYSEEEFENMILETKPDVVIVASRDDTHVDYILKALSHDLDVITEKPMTTTARDSRRVMEAEKSSKGKVTVTFNYRYSPYHMKIKELILSGKVGRVTSVDLNWYIDTYHGSSYFQRWNRMRDFSGGLSIHKSSHHFDLVNWWLDQKPVEVFAFGALNYYGPESEHNPLKEDGRHCQTCHVKHDCSYYTRWNSRSNSATVQDDHIDSDAKRKDGYTNYRPDQCIFDSEIEIEDTYTATVRYNKGALLSYSINFSLPYEGYRLTINGTKGRIETTEYHAPSRVPFPVPEQTIDYFPLFGSKETIHVVKQEGGHGGGDPVIQEDIFLGEEPNRGYPVLSGSEDGAYAVTTGEAVWRSVKEKKSINIEELLSLEADHLSRL; encoded by the coding sequence ATGAGGAAATATGCTGTGTGCGGTGTAAGTAAACGTGCCAACGATATGTTTATTCGACCGATGATTGAAACCTTTGGGGGAACAAGCCGGCTGGTGGCACTGCTTGATAAAGATCCAAAACGGTTTGCGGTATGTAAATCGACTTTTCCAAAAGTAAAAGAAGTACCAGAATATAGTGAAGAAGAATTTGAAAACATGATCCTCGAAACAAAGCCGGATGTGGTCATCGTGGCAAGCCGCGATGATACACATGTGGATTATATATTAAAGGCGTTATCTCATGACCTTGATGTTATTACAGAAAAGCCGATGACAACGACAGCCCGGGACAGCCGGAGGGTAATGGAGGCTGAAAAGAGCAGCAAAGGAAAAGTGACCGTCACTTTTAACTATCGCTACAGCCCATACCATATGAAGATAAAAGAACTCATCCTTTCCGGAAAAGTCGGGAGGGTCACTTCGGTGGACCTTAACTGGTATATAGATACGTACCACGGCTCCAGCTACTTTCAACGCTGGAACCGGATGAGAGATTTCTCTGGGGGATTATCGATTCATAAAAGTTCCCACCATTTTGATTTAGTGAATTGGTGGCTCGATCAGAAGCCTGTTGAAGTGTTCGCTTTTGGGGCGCTGAATTATTACGGACCTGAGAGTGAACACAATCCTTTAAAAGAAGATGGCCGTCACTGTCAAACCTGCCATGTGAAACATGACTGTTCCTATTACACGAGGTGGAACTCGAGAAGCAACAGTGCAACGGTGCAAGATGATCATATTGATTCAGATGCTAAGAGAAAAGATGGATATACAAACTACCGGCCTGATCAATGTATCTTTGATTCTGAAATCGAAATTGAAGATACGTATACAGCAACCGTCCGCTATAACAAAGGGGCGCTGCTCAGCTATTCGATTAACTTTTCTCTCCCTTACGAGGGGTACCGATTAACGATCAACGGGACGAAGGGGCGGATTGAAACTACTGAATATCACGCCCCATCACGTGTTCCTTTTCCTGTACCTGAGCAGACGATAGATTATTTCCCGCTGTTTGGTTCAAAAGAGACCATCCATGTTGTGAAGCAGGAAGGCGGCCACGGCGGAGGCGACCCTGTCATTCAGGAGGATATTTTTCTTGGAGAAGAACCAAACCGCGGCTATCCGGTCCTTTCAGGAAGCGAAGATGGAGCCTATGCGGTGACCACAGGAGAAGCTGTCTGGCGATCGGTGAAAGAGAAAAAATCTATAAATATTGAAGAACTGCTCAGTCTAGAAGCAGATCATTTATCAAGGTTGTAA
- a CDS encoding glycoside hydrolase family 105 protein, translating into MDAQVKEKLQTPLDWGKAACDSLMNTFEPSELPPDGRWHYHQGVFLESMRQLKEITGGDDYYNYIKAYVDHNIDENGNFLWNRKELDAIQAGLLLFELDETTDDDRYRIAAKKLRSMFPTLNRTSDGGYWHKDHYPYQMWLDGLYMGGVFSMNYAKAYNEPELLDMVLEQERLMRKHTLCEKTGLYHHAWDESRQQEWADPETGKSPEFWGRAIGWYGITYNEILDFLPEKHPSTAELSGALSDLVKSLVRYQDAETGMWYQVVDKPQEKNNWAETSCTALFVYTIARAIRGGHVDESYKEQAIKGYRGLLERMKFNEKGHFIMPEICIGTGVGDYEHYVNRPKTDNDLHGVGSFVLASLEMQHLLPEL; encoded by the coding sequence ATGGACGCACAAGTAAAAGAAAAATTACAAACACCGCTGGATTGGGGGAAAGCGGCCTGTGATTCTTTAATGAACACATTTGAGCCTTCAGAACTGCCGCCTGATGGCCGGTGGCATTATCACCAGGGGGTTTTCCTGGAAAGTATGCGCCAGCTTAAGGAAATTACAGGCGGGGATGACTATTATAACTATATAAAAGCCTATGTAGACCACAACATTGATGAAAACGGGAACTTCCTATGGAACCGTAAAGAACTTGATGCGATTCAAGCCGGGCTGCTTTTATTTGAACTTGATGAAACAACAGACGATGACCGTTACAGAATCGCGGCGAAAAAGCTTCGCAGTATGTTTCCTACATTAAACCGTACATCTGACGGGGGATACTGGCATAAAGACCATTATCCTTACCAAATGTGGTTGGACGGGCTTTATATGGGCGGCGTCTTCTCGATGAATTATGCGAAAGCTTACAATGAACCAGAGCTGCTCGATATGGTACTTGAGCAGGAAAGACTGATGAGAAAGCATACACTTTGTGAAAAGACAGGCCTTTATCATCATGCCTGGGATGAAAGCAGACAGCAGGAATGGGCCGACCCTGAAACAGGTAAATCACCGGAATTCTGGGGTCGTGCGATCGGCTGGTACGGAATTACCTATAACGAAATTCTTGACTTTCTGCCGGAGAAACATCCTTCTACGGCAGAATTATCAGGAGCATTAAGTGATCTAGTGAAAAGTCTTGTACGCTATCAGGATGCAGAAACAGGTATGTGGTATCAAGTTGTAGATAAGCCGCAGGAAAAAAACAACTGGGCCGAGACATCTTGTACTGCTCTATTTGTCTATACGATTGCCCGCGCAATTCGCGGAGGACATGTTGATGAAAGCTATAAAGAACAAGCGATTAAAGGTTACCGCGGTCTTCTAGAGCGCATGAAGTTTAATGAGAAAGGACATTTCATCATGCCGGAAATCTGTATCGGCACAGGCGTTGGAGATTACGAGCACTATGTGAACCGTCCGAAAACAGATAATGACCTTCATGGTGTAGGATCTTTTGTTTTAGCCAGCTTAGAGATGCAGCATCTACTGCCTGAACTGTAA
- a CDS encoding carbohydrate ABC transporter permease: MFISPFIIGFLSLTLFPILYSLYLSFTDFDLMGTPNWIGLGNYERMFTADPTFWKAMKVTFFYAGIAVPFRLVFALLVALALNKIVEMVGLYRTLLYLPSVVGGSIAVSIMWRQLFGSDGAFNSILALLGIPTHSWLGDPDTAIWTLILLYGWQFGSSMLIFLAGLRNIPKTFYEASSVDGAGPLRQFFIITIPLLTPVILFNTIMQVIQGFMAFTPSFVVTNGGPVNSTLLYVLYMYRRAFEYFDMGYASAMAWVMLVIIAIFTALIFKSSEHWVHYESDAK, translated from the coding sequence ATGTTCATTTCTCCTTTTATTATCGGATTTCTTTCGTTAACCCTATTTCCAATTCTTTACTCATTATATTTGTCTTTTACCGACTTCGATTTAATGGGGACACCGAATTGGATTGGGCTTGGAAACTATGAACGTATGTTTACAGCAGATCCGACTTTTTGGAAGGCAATGAAAGTTACCTTTTTCTACGCAGGAATTGCCGTGCCTTTCCGACTAGTTTTTGCGTTACTTGTAGCCCTCGCCTTAAATAAAATTGTTGAAATGGTTGGTCTGTATCGAACGCTGCTTTATCTGCCTTCTGTTGTAGGAGGAAGTATTGCGGTATCAATCATGTGGCGTCAACTATTTGGTAGTGATGGAGCTTTTAACTCGATCCTGGCTCTTCTTGGAATACCGACTCACTCTTGGTTAGGAGATCCAGATACGGCAATCTGGACGCTGATTTTACTTTACGGATGGCAGTTTGGATCATCAATGCTGATTTTCCTGGCTGGACTGCGTAATATTCCAAAAACTTTCTACGAAGCATCCAGCGTAGATGGAGCAGGACCGCTGCGTCAATTCTTTATTATTACAATTCCGCTTCTGACACCTGTTATTCTATTTAACACAATCATGCAGGTAATCCAAGGTTTTATGGCATTTACACCAAGTTTCGTAGTAACAAATGGCGGACCTGTAAACAGTACCCTGCTATATGTACTTTATATGTACCGCCGAGCTTTTGAATACTTTGACATGGGCTATGCTTCAGCTATGGCATGGGTAATGCTTGTCATCATTGCAATCTTTACCGCCTTGATCTTCAAGAGTTCTGAGCACTGGGTTCACTACGAATCAGATGCCAAGTAG
- the kduD gene encoding 2-dehydro-3-deoxy-D-gluconate 5-dehydrogenase KduD, whose amino-acid sequence MNSLFSLNGKAALVTGASRGLGQGIAVGLAKAGATVIGVGTRDLQATKKEVEAVGGTFHEIITDLSKRGAAAQLAADAVAKTGRIDILVNNAGIIRRSEAENFSDEDWYSVIDVNQHAVFQLTREIGKHMLENGSGKIINIASMLSYQGGLKVPAYTASKHAVAGLTKSFANEWSSRGVSVNAIAPGYMATDNTAPIREDEDRNAYITSRIPQGRWGTPEDLQGAAVFLASDASNYVNGHILNVDGGWMSS is encoded by the coding sequence ATGAATTCATTATTCTCATTAAACGGCAAGGCAGCTCTTGTAACAGGGGCGAGCAGAGGGTTAGGACAAGGAATTGCAGTGGGTCTTGCTAAAGCCGGTGCGACAGTTATTGGTGTTGGGACCCGTGATTTACAGGCAACGAAAAAGGAAGTGGAAGCAGTTGGCGGCACCTTTCATGAAATCATCACAGACCTTTCCAAACGAGGAGCCGCAGCGCAGCTGGCTGCCGATGCTGTGGCAAAAACAGGACGAATCGATATTTTAGTGAACAATGCGGGAATTATCCGCCGGTCGGAAGCCGAGAATTTTTCTGACGAAGACTGGTACAGTGTCATTGATGTCAATCAGCACGCCGTCTTTCAGCTGACACGTGAAATCGGTAAACATATGCTTGAAAATGGTTCGGGAAAGATTATTAATATCGCCTCAATGCTTTCCTATCAGGGAGGATTAAAAGTTCCTGCTTATACAGCTAGTAAGCATGCGGTAGCGGGCTTGACGAAATCCTTTGCTAATGAATGGTCAAGCCGGGGAGTGAGCGTCAATGCGATTGCCCCAGGTTATATGGCTACAGATAACACGGCTCCTATCCGTGAAGACGAAGATCGCAACGCTTATATCACATCACGAATTCCTCAAGGAAGATGGGGGACGCCGGAAGATTTACAAGGTGCCGCCGTTTTTCTTGCCTCAGACGCCTCAAATTACGTAAATGGTCATATCTTAAATGTAGACGGCGGGTGGATGAGCTCATAA
- a CDS encoding carbohydrate ABC transporter permease, translating into MATFAAIMIYPLVWMVSSSLKESSSVFVDSHSLIPKGFHIENYIEGWNGFAGITFTTFFTNSLIITVIATVGSIASSTLIAYGFARIKFAGKKFWFVSMMLTMMLPFEMVMIPQYIMFNGFGWIDTYLPLILPTFFGIPFFIFLIMQFIRTIPMELDEAAKIDGCNSWDIFFRIIVPLIIPAMMTSAIFSFYWRWDDFMGPLIYLSTPEKYPVSLALKLFSDPNSVTNWGAMFAMSTLSILPIFVIFFVFQRYIVDGISSTGMKA; encoded by the coding sequence ATGGCTACATTCGCAGCCATTATGATTTATCCGCTAGTATGGATGGTGAGCAGTTCGTTAAAAGAGAGCTCCAGCGTATTTGTTGATTCACACTCTCTTATCCCTAAAGGCTTTCATATTGAGAACTATATCGAAGGCTGGAACGGTTTTGCCGGGATAACCTTTACAACCTTTTTTACTAACTCTTTGATCATTACGGTCATTGCCACAGTCGGAAGCATTGCTTCATCAACTCTGATTGCCTATGGATTTGCCCGTATTAAATTTGCCGGTAAGAAATTCTGGTTCGTCAGCATGATGCTGACCATGATGCTTCCTTTTGAAATGGTCATGATTCCGCAGTACATCATGTTTAATGGGTTTGGCTGGATCGACACCTATTTACCATTGATTTTACCGACATTCTTCGGGATTCCGTTTTTTATTTTCTTGATCATGCAGTTTATTCGAACCATTCCAATGGAACTTGATGAAGCTGCTAAAATCGATGGCTGTAACAGCTGGGATATTTTCTTTCGAATTATCGTACCGCTGATTATTCCAGCGATGATGACATCAGCCATTTTCTCTTTCTACTGGAGATGGGACGATTTTATGGGACCGCTAATCTATCTATCTACTCCTGAGAAATACCCTGTGTCCCTGGCTCTTAAACTATTTTCAGATCCAAACTCAGTGACAAACTGGGGAGCCATGTTTGCGATGTCCACATTAAGTATTTTACCGATTTTCGTGATTTTCTTTGTTTTCCAGCGTTACATTGTGGACGGTATCAGTTCTACAGGTATGAAAGCTTAA
- a CDS encoding ABC transporter substrate-binding protein — MNSKLWLSFLMTLMAVLVLAACSGSDEAEGNSDEGGDSEVTELSMSWWGSQSRHDQTQEIIKAFEEENPDIKINAEFTGFDGYFEKMAASASGNNLPDIMQQNFGEYLNQYADKELLADITPFVEDGTINLDGVSETVMESGKKDGKLLGVPTGTNALTAFYNKDMLDEAGVDVSDGEWTWEDYDEYVTSINETTGEYGARLMEPKNLFEYFLREKGETLFSEDGTALGYDDDQLLVDYFTRNKELQEKGAVPGYDTIQQIKGVEDELIVRGEAAFDFRWSNQATALNSSAGDKNIEMTLLPGENNDQGMYLKPAMLWSISENSEHKEEAARFIDFFVNNIEVYEIGGSDRGVPLKEEIRSELMADLSETDKKVFEYIEKVTEHSSPIDSNFPPQASEVLASLQKVDELVIYGEISPEEGAKQFREEAEAILAR; from the coding sequence ATGAACAGTAAGTTATGGTTAAGTTTTTTGATGACGTTAATGGCTGTCTTAGTTCTTGCAGCTTGTTCAGGTTCTGACGAAGCAGAAGGAAATAGTGATGAAGGTGGAGATAGTGAGGTAACAGAACTCAGCATGTCTTGGTGGGGCTCACAAAGCCGACATGACCAAACACAGGAAATTATAAAGGCTTTTGAAGAAGAAAACCCAGACATTAAGATTAACGCCGAGTTCACTGGATTTGATGGATATTTTGAAAAAATGGCAGCCTCTGCTTCAGGGAATAACCTGCCAGACATTATGCAGCAGAACTTTGGAGAATACTTAAACCAATATGCTGACAAGGAATTATTAGCAGATATTACTCCATTTGTGGAAGATGGAACAATTAATTTAGATGGCGTAAGCGAAACTGTAATGGAATCAGGTAAGAAGGATGGCAAATTGCTAGGTGTTCCAACTGGAACAAATGCCCTCACAGCTTTCTATAACAAGGACATGCTTGATGAAGCAGGTGTTGATGTTTCAGATGGAGAATGGACTTGGGAAGACTACGATGAATACGTAACAAGTATTAATGAAACTACAGGCGAATATGGTGCTCGTTTAATGGAGCCGAAAAACCTTTTTGAGTACTTCTTAAGAGAAAAAGGAGAAACGCTCTTTAGCGAAGATGGTACAGCTTTAGGATACGATGATGATCAGCTGCTAGTTGACTACTTTACCCGTAACAAAGAATTACAAGAAAAAGGTGCTGTTCCTGGATACGATACGATTCAGCAGATCAAAGGGGTAGAGGATGAATTAATTGTACGTGGAGAAGCAGCATTTGACTTCAGATGGTCTAACCAGGCGACAGCTTTAAATAGCTCAGCAGGAGATAAAAATATTGAAATGACACTACTGCCAGGAGAGAACAACGACCAAGGAATGTACCTGAAGCCAGCCATGCTGTGGTCAATCAGCGAGAATTCCGAGCATAAAGAAGAAGCTGCACGATTTATCGATTTCTTTGTGAACAACATTGAAGTATATGAAATCGGCGGTTCTGACCGTGGTGTCCCTCTTAAAGAAGAAATTAGAAGTGAATTGATGGCTGATTTAAGTGAAACTGATAAGAAAGTATTTGAGTATATCGAAAAAGTAACAGAGCATAGTTCTCCAATCGATTCAAACTTCCCGCCACAGGCTTCGGAAGTACTAGCCTCCTTACAGAAAGTAGATGAACTTGTTATCTACGGAGAGATTTCTCCTGAAGAAGGCGCCAAGCAGTTTAGAGAAGAAGCAGAAGCTATTTTAGCCAGATAA
- a CDS encoding AEC family transporter has translation MEIIFIFLNIIVPVFILIGLGAWMHIKFRLDLYTLAKLNIYFLSPGFVLVNLYESSFSLDLLGQIFLFFSIFIVSLYVLVQIVGKIGRYKKSVRGVFTNSVLLYNSGNYGVPVNDLAFKQDPFAATVQVIIMTFQNVLSYTFGVFSLRAVEEGKLKALTGLLRMPAIYAMAAGVLLNVSNVQLPEFVIKPGEYIANAMIGIALLTLGAQVAQLKFKLKLLVVYLSLMIRLLLGPVIAFFIIVLLGYDGLLAQALLISSGMPSSVNSAIISQEYNNEPELAAQIVLSSTIFSMITVTLTIFAAQQLF, from the coding sequence ATGGAAATCATTTTTATCTTTTTGAATATAATTGTTCCCGTTTTTATCTTAATCGGGCTAGGCGCCTGGATGCATATTAAGTTCAGGCTGGATTTATATACGTTAGCCAAACTTAATATCTATTTTTTAAGTCCGGGATTTGTCCTCGTGAACTTATATGAATCTTCCTTTTCATTAGATTTACTGGGGCAGATCTTTCTTTTCTTCAGTATATTTATCGTGAGTTTGTATGTCCTAGTCCAAATCGTCGGGAAAATCGGAAGGTATAAGAAAAGCGTCAGAGGGGTTTTTACAAACAGTGTGCTTCTTTATAATTCAGGCAACTATGGGGTGCCTGTTAATGATTTAGCTTTTAAACAGGATCCGTTTGCCGCGACTGTACAAGTCATCATTATGACATTTCAAAATGTACTCTCTTATACTTTTGGAGTTTTTTCACTGAGAGCTGTGGAGGAAGGAAAATTAAAAGCCCTCACAGGGTTGTTAAGGATGCCGGCCATTTATGCGATGGCAGCCGGCGTGCTTTTAAATGTGTCAAACGTACAGCTCCCCGAGTTTGTTATTAAACCCGGGGAGTACATTGCCAATGCCATGATTGGTATTGCGCTGCTGACACTGGGAGCTCAAGTGGCACAGCTGAAATTTAAGCTGAAGCTGCTTGTCGTCTATTTAAGCTTAATGATTCGGCTGTTGCTCGGTCCTGTGATTGCCTTTTTCATTATTGTACTGCTCGGCTATGACGGATTACTCGCGCAAGCCCTGTTGATTTCATCAGGAATGCCAAGCTCTGTAAACAGTGCTATTATCTCACAGGAGTATAACAACGAGCCTGAACTCGCTGCTCAAATCGTTTTATCATCCACAATATTCAGTATGATTACCGTAACACTAACGATTTTTGCAGCTCAGCAGTTATTTTAG
- a CDS encoding rhamnogalacturonan acetylesterase: MKKINIFLAGDSTMADYPAAESPQTGWGQLLPLFLKSEAVVHNKAANGRSSKSFIEEGRLDDIKKQIAKNDYLLVQFGHNDSKPEESRRTKPFSTYQEYLNQYIKAAEQKGAHPLLLTPIQRRRFNSNGQILQTHGKYPDAMRQLAEELDVPLIDLTKITDDYLKSLGFESSKSFFMWLAPGQSTNFPDGVQDDTHLNEEGAKAVARLAAEEISNFSFPLAHYINKEVLK; encoded by the coding sequence ATGAAAAAGATTAATATATTTTTAGCGGGTGATTCAACGATGGCTGATTATCCTGCTGCCGAGTCTCCGCAAACAGGATGGGGGCAACTGCTTCCTCTTTTTCTAAAAAGTGAAGCTGTTGTACACAATAAAGCAGCCAACGGACGAAGTTCCAAAAGCTTCATTGAAGAAGGAAGACTGGATGACATAAAAAAACAGATAGCGAAAAACGACTATTTATTGGTTCAATTCGGCCACAATGACAGCAAACCGGAAGAATCCAGACGAACAAAGCCTTTCTCAACCTATCAGGAATATTTAAACCAATACATTAAAGCAGCAGAACAAAAAGGTGCTCACCCCCTTTTACTGACACCAATCCAAAGACGGCGCTTTAACTCAAACGGCCAGATTCTACAAACTCACGGGAAATATCCAGATGCGATGAGACAATTAGCAGAAGAATTAGATGTTCCGCTTATTGATTTAACAAAGATTACAGATGATTACCTTAAATCCCTGGGATTCGAATCGTCTAAATCCTTCTTCATGTGGCTTGCTCCAGGCCAATCAACAAACTTTCCTGATGGAGTACAGGATGATACCCATTTAAACGAAGAGGGAGCAAAAGCGGTTGCCAGATTGGCGGCAGAAGAGATCTCCAATTTCTCTTTTCCATTAGCCCACTACATAAATAAAGAAGTCCTAAAATAA
- a CDS encoding LacI family DNA-binding transcriptional regulator: MGVTIKDIAKTAGVSYSTVSKALRDSPLVKEPTKKRIIEIANQLGYRPNAAARSLVSKRSHTIGVVWPTIERVTHSALITGLNKQLEKHSYTTLISINDMQSAIDTFNRYQVDAIVAFDDKNSREPVESTVPIVTYGIASHSSCPTVDVNRKQAIMKAVDYLASIGHQKIGYIGAMEEDHLQKEKVDGFTEAINHHTQDPSACPVISVSDLEQYNGYVAMRNFFDQPNRPTAIINGSHDLSRGCLRAIQEHGFSVPEDFSVISYDNIPSTETLEVPLSTVGVPINTITKILTDTLISVIQEENIEEAIYLDPELNITSSCRPISKETER, translated from the coding sequence ATGGGAGTCACGATTAAAGATATAGCCAAGACAGCTGGAGTAAGCTACTCCACTGTTTCAAAAGCATTAAGAGACAGCCCGCTCGTAAAAGAGCCTACAAAGAAGCGAATTATAGAAATTGCCAATCAACTCGGGTACCGCCCAAACGCAGCAGCCCGCAGTCTCGTTTCCAAACGCTCACATACGATTGGAGTAGTATGGCCGACAATCGAAAGGGTCACTCATTCTGCTTTAATTACCGGTCTGAATAAGCAGCTTGAAAAGCATTCTTACACAACGTTAATTTCAATCAATGATATGCAATCAGCGATTGATACTTTCAACAGGTATCAAGTGGACGCGATCGTAGCGTTTGATGATAAAAATTCCAGGGAACCTGTGGAGTCAACGGTGCCGATTGTTACTTATGGAATAGCCAGCCATTCTTCCTGCCCCACTGTGGACGTTAATCGGAAACAGGCGATCATGAAGGCGGTTGACTACCTCGCATCCATCGGCCACCAAAAGATCGGCTATATCGGAGCGATGGAGGAAGACCACCTGCAGAAGGAAAAAGTGGACGGCTTTACCGAAGCGATTAATCACCATACACAAGATCCATCTGCTTGTCCGGTTATTTCTGTTTCTGACCTTGAGCAGTATAACGGGTATGTGGCAATGAGGAACTTTTTTGACCAGCCAAACCGTCCTACAGCCATCATCAACGGAAGTCATGATTTATCACGAGGCTGTTTACGTGCGATTCAGGAACACGGATTTTCAGTTCCTGAAGACTTTTCTGTCATCAGCTATGATAATATTCCCTCCACCGAAACATTAGAAGTCCCGCTCTCTACGGTTGGAGTTCCAATTAATACAATTACAAAAATATTAACAGATACCCTTATTTCCGTTATTCAAGAAGAGAATATCGAGGAAGCTATTTATTTAGATCCTGAGTTAAACATTACTTCCTCCTGTCGGCCAATATCAAAGGAGACTGAGCGATGA
- a CDS encoding YesL family protein, with protein MLGGRLLTGVLAFCNWVTHFALLNLLWIVGTLMGGIVLGLAPSTVAMYTVSRKQARGEENVRLAKTFFSTYRKEFFRANGLALILTVAGWLCFYDLQFFQQMEGPLYTFLTYVAMAACLTFIILLVYILPVYVHYDLKLMQMMKQALFIGFLKPSNLILMIITSLSTYYFFISFPGFIPLFGFTIFAHLNMWMGLKCFETIEEIKLESDSEAA; from the coding sequence ATGTTAGGTGGACGTTTGTTAACAGGAGTCCTTGCTTTTTGTAACTGGGTCACTCATTTTGCGCTGCTCAATCTTTTGTGGATCGTAGGCACCCTGATGGGCGGGATTGTACTGGGACTTGCTCCAAGTACTGTTGCGATGTACACAGTATCAAGAAAGCAGGCGAGGGGAGAAGAAAATGTCCGATTAGCTAAAACCTTCTTTTCAACCTACCGAAAAGAATTTTTTCGTGCGAATGGTCTGGCTTTGATTCTTACCGTAGCAGGATGGCTTTGCTTCTACGACCTGCAATTCTTCCAACAGATGGAAGGGCCACTTTATACGTTTCTGACATATGTAGCGATGGCGGCATGTTTAACTTTTATAATATTACTGGTTTATATACTGCCCGTGTATGTTCATTATGATCTCAAGCTTATGCAAATGATGAAGCAAGCACTTTTTATTGGATTTTTAAAACCAAGTAATCTAATATTAATGATTATTACCAGTTTATCTACCTATTATTTCTTTATTTCGTTCCCAGGATTTATCCCGCTATTTGGGTTTACAATATTTGCTCATTTGAACATGTGGATGGGGCTGAAATGTTTTGAAACAATAGAAGAGATTAAGCTGGAAAGTGATAGTGAAGCAGCTTAA